The following are encoded together in the Geobacter sulfurreducens PCA genome:
- a CDS encoding ABC transporter permease, with translation MFIIKLLIRNAFRHKLRTGLTIVGVAIAIVAFGLLRTLVDLWYAGVEASSASRLITRNSISLVFPLPISYKDRIRQVPGVRDVSWGNWFGGIYKEEKNFFPSFAVEPRSFLAMYPEYRVDPVELKSFLLDRKGAMVGAKTAERFGWKVGDQVMLRGTIFPGQWEFVIRGIYHGAAKSTDETQFFFHWDYLNEVMRRTVPRRADQAGYYIIELKKPDQAAEVSLAVDATFRNSLAETLTETERAFQMSFVSMTEAIVIAIQIVSYVVIVIIMVVAANTMAMTARERIPEYATLKTLGFGGLHIAGVIFGESLVIAMAGGVTGVILTFPAARWIETELSQFFPVFTVAPSTICMDLAAAFIVGAVAGIFPTWRGVTIRIAEGLRRVG, from the coding sequence ATGTTCATCATCAAGCTCCTCATCCGCAACGCCTTTCGCCACAAGCTCCGGACGGGGCTTACCATCGTGGGGGTTGCCATCGCCATTGTGGCCTTCGGCCTGTTGCGGACACTGGTGGACCTCTGGTACGCGGGGGTTGAGGCGTCCTCGGCCTCCCGTCTCATTACGCGCAACTCCATCTCCCTCGTTTTCCCCCTCCCGATTTCCTACAAAGACCGGATCCGCCAAGTGCCGGGGGTTCGCGACGTTTCCTGGGGCAACTGGTTCGGCGGCATCTACAAGGAAGAGAAGAATTTTTTCCCCAGTTTTGCCGTAGAGCCCCGCAGTTTCCTGGCCATGTACCCGGAGTACCGGGTCGACCCCGTGGAGTTGAAGTCATTCCTCCTGGACCGGAAAGGGGCCATGGTGGGAGCCAAGACCGCCGAGCGTTTCGGCTGGAAGGTGGGGGATCAGGTGATGCTCCGGGGGACCATCTTCCCCGGGCAATGGGAGTTTGTCATCCGGGGCATCTACCATGGGGCAGCAAAGAGCACCGATGAAACCCAGTTTTTCTTCCACTGGGATTACCTGAACGAGGTCATGCGGCGAACGGTGCCCCGGCGGGCCGATCAGGCGGGGTATTACATCATCGAGCTGAAAAAGCCCGATCAGGCGGCGGAGGTCTCCCTGGCCGTGGATGCCACCTTCAGGAATTCCCTGGCAGAGACCCTGACCGAGACGGAACGGGCATTCCAGATGAGCTTCGTGTCCATGACCGAGGCCATCGTCATCGCCATCCAGATCGTCTCCTACGTGGTAATCGTCATCATCATGGTCGTGGCGGCAAACACCATGGCCATGACGGCCCGGGAGCGGATTCCCGAGTACGCCACCCTCAAGACCCTCGGCTTCGGCGGGCTCCACATCGCGGGAGTGATCTTCGGCGAATCGCTCGTCATCGCCATGGCGGGCGGAGTGACCGGGGTAATCCTCACTTTTCCCGCGGCCCGCTGGATCGAAACCGAGCTGTCCCAGTTCTTTCCCGTGTTCACCGTGGCCCCGTCCACCATCTGCATGGACCTGGCGGCAGCCTTCATCGTGGGGGCGGTGGCCGGCATCTTCCCCACCTGGCGCGGGGTGACCATCCGTATCGCCGAGGGTCTCAGGAGAGTCGGATAG
- a CDS encoding ABC transporter permease → MGIPYSYSLRNLWTRRLTTVLTASGMALVVFVFAATLMLSEGLRKTLVDTGSWDNVVVIRKSAQTEVQSGVDRSQAAIVETQPEVAMAEGQRLVAKELVVLISLPKRGTGKPSNVVIRGIGAPSLLLRPQVKLREGRMPRPGSAEIIAGASIAKRFQGGGIGETLRFGMRDWTVVGIFDAGNTGFSSEIWGDVDQLMQAFRRPVYSSVIFKLRDAAEFGRVKARLEADPRLTVEAKREIRFYADQSEAMATFLNILGVTLTVIFSLGAVIGAMITMYAAVANRITEIGTLRALGFQRRSILGAFILESLFLGLLGGVVGVFFASFMQLVTISTMNWQTFSELAFSFTLTPRIIGASLVFSLVMGFVGGLLPAFRAARMNIVDALRAN, encoded by the coding sequence GTGGGAATCCCTTACTCTTACAGCCTGCGCAATCTCTGGACCCGGCGCCTCACTACCGTGCTGACGGCATCGGGCATGGCGCTGGTGGTCTTCGTGTTCGCGGCGACTCTTATGCTCTCCGAGGGCCTGCGCAAGACCCTGGTGGACACCGGCTCGTGGGACAACGTGGTGGTGATCCGCAAGTCCGCCCAGACAGAGGTGCAGAGCGGGGTGGACCGATCCCAGGCGGCCATCGTGGAGACCCAGCCCGAGGTGGCGATGGCGGAAGGACAACGGTTGGTGGCCAAGGAGTTGGTTGTCCTCATCAGCCTGCCGAAGCGGGGAACGGGAAAGCCGTCCAACGTGGTGATCCGTGGCATCGGCGCGCCATCGCTTCTGCTGAGACCCCAGGTGAAGCTTCGGGAGGGGCGGATGCCCCGGCCCGGCTCGGCGGAGATTATCGCCGGGGCGAGCATCGCCAAGCGGTTCCAGGGGGGAGGGATCGGCGAAACCCTGCGCTTCGGCATGCGGGACTGGACCGTGGTGGGTATCTTCGATGCCGGCAACACGGGGTTTTCTTCGGAGATATGGGGGGACGTTGATCAGCTGATGCAGGCCTTCCGGCGTCCGGTCTACTCGTCGGTCATCTTCAAACTCAGGGATGCCGCCGAGTTCGGTCGCGTCAAGGCCAGGCTGGAGGCGGACCCGCGCCTCACCGTGGAGGCAAAGCGCGAGATCCGCTTCTATGCCGACCAATCGGAAGCCATGGCCACGTTCCTGAACATCCTGGGCGTTACACTGACGGTGATTTTTTCCCTGGGCGCGGTCATCGGTGCCATGATCACCATGTATGCCGCCGTGGCCAACCGGATCACCGAGATCGGTACGTTGCGCGCACTCGGTTTCCAGCGGCGAAGCATTCTGGGGGCGTTTATCCTGGAATCGCTGTTTCTGGGGTTGCTGGGAGGGGTGGTGGGGGTCTTTTTCGCCTCGTTCATGCAGCTGGTGACCATCTCAACCATGAACTGGCAGACTTTTTCGGAGCTGGCGTTCAGCTTTACCCTTACCCCACGCATCATCGGGGCGTCGCTGGTGTTTTCCCTGGTCATGGGGTTCGTGGGGGGGCTGCTTCCGGCGTTCCGGGCAGCGCGGATGAATATCGTGGACGCCCTGCGGGCGAACTGA
- the ptsP gene encoding phosphoenolpyruvate--protein phosphotransferase — MADERLEATGLRILEDISALILHSHDLQETLDNIVQLVAKRIGTDVCSIYLLEQDGETLRLAATRGLSKSSVGRITMKISEGLSGLVVQQKGIVATDNAPLHPRYKYFPETKEERFNSFLGMPLLHRGNPIGVIVIQTREQRTFRQEEVSTLSTIAYQITSIVINAKLLDSIRRNEEERDRLERELEKLKSIGAPPGKTRKARGKERRSLHLMGTPVSSGFSVGKVAVIDHSVADGMEVATVRPTNEERHRFLMALEKARIETIYMEKRVAETLSKEDAAIFHTHLMILEDRGFIARVMDFIEQDYGAVRSVNEAVAHYVNAFSQMEDPYLRERSADMEDIRRRIISCLDGSCKPVPKLRERRIIVAREILPSDMATLDHDKILGIVTEKGDVNSHAAIMAKSLGIPAVVGVGGALQNLGLKDEVIVDGSSGHIYINPSAKIKEEYARLEADFSVRMRELEELRDVPAVTLDGEQVWLRANIGLLSDIRIAQANGAEGVGLYRTEFPYMTRSAFPSRDALFSLYRRVLEGFSPNPVTIRTLDIGGDKTLPYFPMPHEDNPFMGWRSIRVSLEREDIFRVQLAGILLASAHGKIKLMFPMVSSIGEIWQIKKIMNEVRGELTREGLPFDQNLELGIMVELPAAVQTAHILIREVDFFSIGTNDLIQYTMAADRNNPKVSRYYDPYQPAVLHSIKRVVDTATAAGKPVSICGEMAADPINAVLLFGMGIREFSLSAPSIPVVKQTIRALSSTMAEEVAREVLALESSGAVRAYLLDARARLGL; from the coding sequence ATGGCCGACGAACGACTCGAAGCGACCGGACTGCGCATTCTGGAGGACATAAGCGCCCTCATCCTCCACTCCCACGATCTCCAGGAAACTCTGGACAACATCGTTCAACTGGTCGCCAAGCGGATCGGCACCGATGTCTGCTCCATCTACCTACTGGAGCAGGATGGCGAAACCCTGCGACTGGCTGCGACCCGCGGACTCTCCAAGAGCTCCGTGGGGCGGATCACCATGAAGATATCCGAGGGGCTCTCGGGGCTCGTGGTGCAGCAGAAGGGGATCGTCGCCACCGACAATGCCCCCCTCCACCCCCGCTACAAGTATTTTCCCGAGACCAAGGAGGAGCGCTTCAACTCGTTCCTCGGCATGCCGCTGCTCCATCGGGGGAACCCCATAGGCGTCATCGTCATCCAGACCAGGGAGCAGCGGACCTTCCGCCAGGAAGAGGTCAGCACACTCTCCACCATTGCCTACCAGATCACGAGCATCGTCATCAACGCCAAGTTGCTGGACTCCATCCGCCGCAACGAAGAAGAGCGGGACCGCCTGGAGCGGGAGCTGGAAAAACTCAAATCCATTGGCGCGCCCCCGGGCAAGACGCGAAAGGCTCGCGGCAAGGAGCGCCGTTCGCTGCACCTGATGGGGACTCCCGTTTCTTCGGGTTTCTCCGTGGGCAAGGTAGCAGTCATCGACCATTCGGTGGCCGACGGCATGGAAGTGGCGACGGTGCGCCCCACCAACGAGGAGCGCCACCGCTTTCTCATGGCCCTGGAAAAAGCACGGATCGAAACCATCTATATGGAGAAGCGGGTGGCCGAGACCCTCTCCAAAGAGGATGCCGCCATCTTCCACACCCACCTGATGATCCTGGAGGACCGGGGGTTCATCGCCCGGGTCATGGATTTCATCGAGCAGGATTATGGCGCGGTGCGGTCGGTGAACGAGGCGGTTGCCCACTACGTGAACGCCTTTTCCCAGATGGAAGACCCCTACCTCCGGGAGCGCTCCGCCGACATGGAGGACATCCGCCGCCGGATCATCTCGTGCCTGGACGGCTCGTGCAAGCCCGTTCCCAAGCTCCGGGAACGGCGCATCATCGTGGCCCGGGAAATTCTCCCCTCCGACATGGCCACCCTCGACCACGACAAGATTCTCGGCATTGTGACAGAAAAAGGTGACGTGAACTCCCATGCGGCGATCATGGCCAAGTCCCTCGGCATCCCGGCGGTGGTGGGGGTGGGCGGAGCGCTGCAGAACCTCGGGCTCAAGGACGAGGTTATCGTGGACGGCAGCTCGGGGCATATCTACATCAACCCCAGCGCCAAGATCAAAGAGGAGTATGCGCGGCTGGAGGCCGACTTCAGCGTCAGGATGCGCGAGCTGGAAGAACTGCGGGACGTGCCCGCAGTGACCCTGGACGGCGAACAGGTGTGGTTGCGGGCCAACATCGGCCTGCTGAGCGACATCAGGATCGCACAGGCCAACGGCGCCGAAGGCGTCGGACTCTACCGGACCGAGTTCCCCTACATGACCCGCTCGGCCTTTCCTTCCCGGGACGCCCTGTTCAGCCTGTACCGGCGCGTCCTGGAGGGGTTCTCGCCCAACCCGGTTACCATCCGGACCCTGGACATCGGTGGCGACAAGACCCTCCCTTACTTCCCCATGCCCCACGAAGACAATCCGTTCATGGGATGGCGTTCCATCCGCGTGTCGCTGGAGCGGGAGGATATCTTCCGGGTGCAGTTGGCTGGGATCCTGCTGGCGTCTGCCCACGGGAAGATCAAGCTCATGTTCCCCATGGTGTCGAGTATCGGCGAAATCTGGCAGATCAAGAAAATCATGAACGAGGTACGCGGCGAGCTTACCCGCGAGGGGTTGCCCTTCGACCAGAACCTTGAACTGGGCATCATGGTGGAACTGCCGGCCGCGGTGCAGACGGCCCACATCCTGATCCGGGAGGTGGATTTCTTCAGCATCGGCACCAACGATCTGATCCAGTACACCATGGCGGCCGACCGTAACAATCCCAAGGTGAGCCGCTACTACGATCCCTACCAGCCGGCGGTGCTTCACTCCATCAAGCGCGTGGTCGACACGGCAACGGCTGCGGGCAAGCCGGTTTCCATCTGCGGCGAAATGGCGGCCGACCCCATCAATGCGGTGCTCCTCTTCGGTATGGGCATCAGGGAATTCAGCCTCTCGGCCCCCTCCATCCCGGTGGTGAAACAGACCATCCGTGCCCTTTCCAGCACCATGGCCGAAGAAGTGGCGCGGGAAGTACTGGCCCTGGAAAGCTCCGGCGCAGTAAGGGCCTATCTGCTCGACGCACGGGCGCGGCTCGGCCTCTGA
- a CDS encoding tetratricopeptide repeat protein, translated as MTETNNELLAKGISLAEGGDFTAAEAMFRTCVERAPDDPEGYFYLGEALVEEGKLAEARQQYEKGLALAPGDVDGQIALGDICLELAEHEAALAAYRRAVELDPRNADGYVNIGLVYNSLEETSKAIEAFEKALEIDPANVFAYNGLGDAWYGLGEREKAIDAFRKGIELDPTDAAAHFNLGELYYDLGETEEAEKECLEAVRLDPDFTMSYLTLGSLYMDDERVKDAIRYLELYLQKEKSPQARETVDEVKAVLEGLRAEVAGKP; from the coding sequence ATGACCGAAACGAACAATGAACTGTTGGCAAAAGGCATAAGCCTCGCCGAAGGGGGCGATTTCACCGCCGCCGAAGCGATGTTCAGAACCTGCGTGGAGAGGGCTCCCGATGACCCCGAAGGCTACTTCTACCTGGGAGAAGCCCTCGTGGAAGAGGGCAAGCTCGCAGAGGCCCGACAGCAGTACGAGAAGGGGCTCGCCCTGGCCCCGGGAGACGTGGACGGCCAGATCGCCCTCGGCGACATCTGTCTGGAGCTGGCTGAGCACGAGGCCGCCCTGGCCGCCTACCGGCGTGCCGTGGAACTCGACCCCCGCAATGCCGACGGCTATGTCAACATCGGCCTCGTCTACAACTCCCTGGAGGAGACCAGCAAGGCGATCGAGGCTTTCGAGAAGGCCCTGGAGATCGATCCGGCCAATGTCTTCGCCTACAACGGCCTGGGTGACGCCTGGTACGGGCTCGGCGAGCGGGAAAAGGCCATAGACGCCTTCCGCAAGGGCATCGAGCTCGACCCTACCGATGCGGCGGCCCACTTCAACCTCGGTGAACTCTACTACGATCTCGGCGAGACCGAGGAGGCCGAGAAGGAGTGCCTTGAGGCGGTCCGGCTCGATCCCGACTTCACCATGTCCTACCTCACCCTCGGCAGCCTCTATATGGATGACGAGAGGGTGAAGGACGCCATCAGGTATCTGGAGCTCTATCTGCAAAAGGAAAAATCGCCCCAGGCCCGAGAGACCGTGGACGAG